One Pontibacillus yanchengensis DNA window includes the following coding sequences:
- a CDS encoding Ger(x)C family spore germination protein, giving the protein MMLLFLCTVLFLTSCVEKKHLEQIGIVTAVGFDMLEEEGWLEGTHVLFQFDPNGANISQIITTRAKTAKGLMNDASLKTSKKLASGQLRLVLFGEKIAQEGAMRLLDTLARDAAIADMMYIAVSETTANKVLQANNFEDAPNIGTYIHQLIEKNVKEEKVPQSTLHDFLHHYYDQSSDPILPIINEENSKPTIRNLAVFQDDRMVGSISVKEGFHLKLLTDKFTAGHLEMVIPPEPFIDKDDKDRHYNEIKGIYLDLGEITSNANIEVVDVENIEFKVNINIKARILEISEAIKMEDPKVVKKLGEIIGKNIEQQSEELIQKLQEMNSDPVGFGLKYQRKVGPEALADSRWREIFPQMKVKVNVDTQILRSGIIN; this is encoded by the coding sequence ATGATGCTGCTATTTTTATGTACGGTACTGTTCTTAACGAGCTGTGTTGAAAAAAAACACCTTGAGCAAATTGGGATTGTTACAGCAGTTGGCTTCGATATGCTTGAAGAAGAAGGATGGTTAGAAGGTACACATGTATTATTCCAATTTGATCCAAATGGAGCAAACATCTCCCAAATTATTACGACTCGTGCTAAAACAGCCAAAGGTTTAATGAATGATGCAAGTTTAAAAACTAGTAAAAAATTAGCGTCGGGACAGCTCCGCTTAGTTTTATTTGGGGAAAAAATAGCACAGGAAGGAGCTATGAGGTTATTGGACACATTAGCCAGGGATGCAGCAATTGCTGATATGATGTATATAGCAGTCAGTGAGACAACCGCGAATAAAGTATTACAAGCAAATAACTTTGAAGATGCTCCGAATATTGGAACATATATACATCAGTTAATTGAAAAAAATGTTAAAGAAGAAAAGGTACCTCAAAGTACCTTGCATGATTTTCTACACCATTATTATGACCAATCCTCTGACCCCATTCTTCCTATTATTAATGAAGAGAATTCCAAGCCTACCATCAGAAACCTTGCAGTATTTCAAGATGATCGTATGGTTGGTAGTATATCTGTTAAGGAAGGATTTCACTTAAAATTGCTCACAGATAAATTTACAGCAGGTCATTTAGAAATGGTCATTCCTCCAGAGCCCTTCATCGATAAGGATGATAAAGATCGCCACTATAATGAAATAAAGGGGATTTACCTTGATTTAGGAGAAATAACAAGTAATGCGAATATAGAAGTAGTAGATGTGGAAAACATTGAATTTAAAGTAAACATCAACATCAAAGCAAGAATATTGGAAATCTCCGAAGCGATTAAGATGGAAGATCCCAAAGTTGTAAAGAAGCTAGGGGAAATCATAGGTAAGAACATAGAACAACAAAGTGAAGAACTTATACAAAAATTACAAGAAATGAATTCTGACCCAGTAGGATTCGGATTGAAATACCAACGTAAAGTTGGTCCTGAGGCACTAGCTGATAGCCGATGGCGAGAGATATTTCCTCAAATGAAGGTTAAAGTAAATGTGGATACACAGATATTACGTAGTGGAATCATTAATTAG
- a CDS encoding aldo/keto reductase, which translates to MSLTATTTLHNEVKMPWLGLGVYKMDEESNEAKESVLSALDLGYRSIDTASFYKNEEGVGEALQETSVPREELFITTKVWNDEQGYEETLNAFENSLSKLGLEYIDLYLIHWPVPGKYKETWKALEKLYKEGKVRAIGVSNFLPHHLDELRKDAEIKPMVNQVEFHPQNSVPELQEYCKNNGIQLEAWSPLARGKYFENAVLQELAKKYDKTAAQIILRWDFQHGVVTIPKSSSKERQAQNADIFDFQLTSEEMGKIDTLNKEKRIGPHPDEFDYNA; encoded by the coding sequence ATGAGTTTAACAGCTACAACGACGCTTCATAATGAAGTAAAGATGCCTTGGTTAGGATTAGGTGTCTATAAAATGGACGAGGAAAGCAATGAAGCGAAAGAATCGGTATTATCAGCACTAGATTTAGGTTATCGAAGCATTGATACAGCTTCCTTCTATAAAAATGAGGAAGGTGTAGGAGAGGCTCTTCAAGAAACATCCGTTCCACGCGAAGAATTATTTATCACTACAAAGGTTTGGAACGATGAGCAAGGATATGAAGAAACGTTAAATGCTTTTGAGAATAGCCTTTCTAAGTTAGGTCTTGAGTATATAGACCTTTACCTAATTCATTGGCCTGTTCCTGGGAAGTATAAAGAGACATGGAAAGCTCTTGAAAAGCTTTATAAAGAAGGAAAGGTAAGAGCGATTGGTGTAAGTAACTTCTTGCCGCATCATTTGGATGAGCTACGAAAAGACGCTGAAATCAAGCCGATGGTAAACCAAGTCGAATTCCATCCACAAAATAGTGTTCCTGAACTACAGGAATATTGCAAAAACAATGGAATTCAACTTGAAGCATGGTCTCCTCTAGCACGTGGGAAGTATTTTGAGAATGCAGTATTGCAAGAATTAGCAAAGAAATATGATAAAACAGCTGCCCAAATTATATTGCGTTGGGATTTTCAACATGGTGTTGTAACGATTCCGAAATCTTCAAGCAAAGAACGCCAGGCGCAAAATGCTGATATTTTTGATTTCCAGTTAACGAGTGAAGAGATGGGCAAAATTGATACATTAAATAAAGAAAAGCGTATCGGTCCACACCCAGACGAATTTGATTACAATGCATAA
- a CDS encoding quaternary amine ABC transporter ATP-binding protein produces MSEKLRIENISKIFGPKPKSIIPMVEEGKEKDQILDETGHTVGVYNASMNVNQGEIFVIMGLSGSGKSTLIRCLNLLNKPTSGSIYVDDENIVDYNHNQLKKFRQDKIAMVFQHFGLFSHRTVLGNVEYGLEIRGISKEERHEIAMKNIEVVGLKGYEEKYPDELSGGMQQRVGLARALANDPDILLMDEPFSALDPLIRREMQLELLDIQERLQKTIIFITHDVNEAFKIGDRVAVMKDGKVVQIGTPEEILEEPANDYIANFIADIDRSKVLRAEHIMIKPNALVSIKGGLKVAIREMEENGISSVFVVDRQRHLQGLVTIDDAVEGVRSKKSLHDVMKTDPIQTVSKDEYVHDLIPKALDSTYPLAVVNEENRLEGFILRVHVLSGLVADELDEQVKTQETNHTDSVTV; encoded by the coding sequence ATGAGTGAGAAATTGAGAATCGAAAATATATCAAAAATATTTGGGCCGAAGCCAAAATCCATTATTCCTATGGTGGAAGAAGGAAAAGAGAAGGACCAAATACTAGATGAGACTGGCCACACGGTGGGAGTCTATAATGCATCTATGAACGTAAATCAGGGTGAAATATTTGTCATTATGGGCCTATCAGGTAGTGGGAAATCAACTTTAATCCGTTGCCTAAATCTATTAAATAAACCTACATCAGGGTCTATCTATGTAGATGATGAAAATATTGTAGATTATAATCACAATCAATTAAAGAAGTTTCGCCAAGATAAGATTGCAATGGTTTTCCAACATTTCGGATTATTTAGTCATCGTACAGTACTTGGCAATGTAGAGTATGGCTTAGAAATTCGTGGGATTTCAAAAGAAGAACGACATGAGATTGCGATGAAAAACATTGAAGTAGTTGGTCTTAAAGGATATGAGGAAAAATATCCTGACGAACTATCAGGTGGTATGCAACAGCGTGTAGGTTTAGCTCGAGCTCTCGCGAATGACCCTGACATTCTTTTAATGGACGAGCCGTTTAGTGCATTGGATCCATTAATCCGTCGAGAAATGCAGCTTGAGCTGTTAGATATTCAAGAACGTCTTCAAAAAACCATCATTTTCATTACTCACGATGTGAACGAGGCTTTCAAGATTGGAGACCGTGTAGCTGTGATGAAAGATGGTAAAGTGGTTCAAATTGGTACACCGGAAGAAATTCTAGAAGAGCCAGCTAATGATTATATAGCCAACTTCATAGCAGATATAGACCGATCCAAAGTACTACGAGCGGAACATATCATGATAAAGCCAAATGCGCTGGTTTCTATTAAAGGTGGCTTGAAAGTAGCAATACGTGAGATGGAGGAGAACGGCATATCAAGTGTATTCGTTGTTGATCGTCAGCGACATCTTCAAGGATTGGTGACCATTGATGATGCTGTGGAAGGTGTGCGAAGTAAAAAATCCCTACATGATGTGATGAAAACAGACCCAATTCAAACTGTATCAAAAGATGAGTATGTACACGATCTGATTCCAAAAGCACTGGATTCAACATATCCACTTGCCGTAGTAAATGAAGAAAATCGATTAGAAGGATTTATCTTACGTGTACATGTATTATCTGGATTAGTGGCAGATGAACTAGATGAACAAGTGAAAACGCAGGAAACCAATCATACGGATTCTGTAACTGTTTAA
- a CDS encoding ABC transporter permease, giving the protein MNEHFPDIQLSLGDYVESFIMWINDVFAPLFDFIFFIASRTMLGIEQGLLFLPWWLFIILVFLLGWRFKSLGAGVLYGFFIFLVGTFGLWEVLMTTISIVVTSVFISLLFGIPLGVWMAFSRGFSFVMRPILDAMQTMPSFVYLIPAIFFFGLGNVAAVFATLIYAIPPVIRLTELAIRNVNAEVIESAESFGSSRWQMLKKVQLPQALPTIMAGVNQTTMMALAMVVIASMVGAKGLGEQVLISINRIDLSLGFEAGISIVFLAILIDRITGGVADRFQKHRGAN; this is encoded by the coding sequence ATGAATGAGCATTTTCCAGATATACAACTTAGTTTAGGAGACTATGTAGAAAGTTTTATTATGTGGATCAATGATGTATTTGCTCCATTATTTGACTTTATTTTCTTCATTGCTTCTAGAACGATGTTAGGAATTGAACAAGGATTACTGTTCTTGCCTTGGTGGTTATTTATCATTTTAGTATTTTTATTAGGATGGCGTTTTAAGTCCTTAGGTGCTGGTGTTTTATATGGTTTCTTTATATTCTTAGTCGGAACATTTGGCTTATGGGAAGTTCTTATGACAACAATTTCCATAGTGGTAACATCCGTATTTATTTCCTTATTATTTGGAATACCTCTTGGTGTTTGGATGGCATTTAGTAGAGGGTTCTCCTTTGTGATGAGACCGATATTGGATGCAATGCAGACAATGCCGAGTTTCGTTTATTTGATTCCAGCTATCTTCTTCTTTGGATTAGGAAACGTTGCTGCAGTTTTTGCGACTTTAATCTATGCTATTCCACCGGTTATTCGATTAACAGAATTAGCAATACGAAATGTTAATGCTGAAGTAATTGAATCAGCTGAATCATTTGGGTCATCAAGGTGGCAAATGTTAAAGAAGGTGCAACTACCACAAGCATTACCAACCATAATGGCTGGTGTGAACCAAACGACAATGATGGCATTGGCTATGGTGGTTATTGCATCAATGGTAGGTGCAAAAGGACTTGGAGAACAAGTATTGATTTCTATTAACCGAATTGATTTATCGTTAGGATTTGAAGCAGGAATTAGTATTGTATTTTTAGCGATTTTAATTGACCGCATTACGGGTGGTGTCGCAGACCGCTTCCAAAAACACAGGGGGGCAAACTAA
- a CDS encoding ABC transporter substrate-binding protein, with protein MKKLFILLSLALLVALGACGSGGEKASSKKKIETITFADAGWDSIRVHNSIAQTIIEEGFGYDTDVTTGSTPATVQGVRQGDINVHMEMWTDNIKKVYAEAIEAGDFKEVSVNFDDNKQGLWVPTYVIEGDDERGIEPAAPDLKTVEDLKKYPELFQDPEKPSKGRIIGSPSGWAVGEILATKVETYGLDEQYNYFRPGSDAAIVTSLTDAYNAGEPWVGYYWSPTWVTAVYDMTLLDEPDYNKDQWEKDRSTEFPPNKVTIVVHNEMTEQAPNVVDFLSNYETSSELTGESLKYMKENDASAEEAAIWWMKKHEDLWTEWVSKEVAKKVIDAL; from the coding sequence TTGAAAAAATTATTTATACTTTTATCCTTAGCTCTATTGGTTGCGTTAGGAGCATGTGGTAGTGGAGGAGAAAAGGCAAGTAGTAAGAAGAAGATAGAAACGATTACGTTTGCAGATGCAGGCTGGGATAGTATTCGAGTTCATAACAGTATTGCACAAACTATAATTGAAGAAGGGTTTGGATATGACACTGATGTAACTACAGGGTCTACTCCAGCAACAGTTCAAGGTGTGCGCCAAGGTGATATTAACGTACATATGGAAATGTGGACAGATAACATAAAAAAAGTGTATGCAGAAGCAATTGAAGCCGGAGACTTTAAAGAAGTATCCGTAAATTTTGATGATAACAAGCAAGGTCTATGGGTGCCAACATACGTTATTGAAGGGGACGATGAGAGAGGAATTGAACCAGCTGCCCCTGATTTAAAAACAGTTGAAGATTTGAAAAAGTATCCTGAGCTTTTTCAAGATCCAGAAAAACCAAGTAAGGGTAGAATCATTGGTTCCCCGTCCGGTTGGGCTGTAGGTGAAATTCTGGCAACGAAAGTAGAGACATACGGGTTGGATGAACAATATAACTATTTCCGTCCGGGCTCTGATGCTGCAATTGTAACTTCTTTAACGGATGCATATAATGCCGGCGAACCTTGGGTTGGCTATTACTGGTCCCCTACTTGGGTGACAGCGGTTTATGATATGACTCTACTAGATGAACCTGACTATAATAAAGATCAGTGGGAGAAAGATCGAAGTACGGAATTTCCACCGAACAAAGTAACGATTGTTGTTCATAATGAAATGACGGAACAAGCACCGAATGTAGTTGATTTTCTATCAAATTATGAAACAAGCAGTGAATTAACTGGAGAATCCTTGAAGTATATGAAGGAGAATGACGCTTCAGCTGAGGAAGCAGCGATTTGGTGGATGAAGAAACATGAAGACTTATGGACAGAGTGGGTATCAAAAGAAGTTGCTAAGAAAGTAATTGACGCCCTGTAA
- a CDS encoding ABC transporter substrate-binding protein, whose translation MKKVLFIISSLVLMILAACGSEGASSSGSSSESKEKKIDKIVLADAGWDSIRFHNSVAQTIIENGYGYETDVTNGSTAATIQGLRQGDINAYMEVWTDNIKELYTESIESGDIEKVAVNFDDNKQGLWVPTYVIEGDEERGIKAAAPDLKTVKDLEQYKDVFEDPEKPGKGRIIGAPSGWALSEYLATKVETYGLQEEYNYFRPGSDAAIVTSLASAYEAGEPWVGYYWSPTWVTAKYDMTLLKEPEFNEEQWEKNRGTEFPPNDVVVAVNSNLPDQAPKVVDFLSNYETSSELTGEALKYMKDEEASADEAAIWWMKKHEDLWTEWLSKEVATKVKDAIK comes from the coding sequence ATGAAGAAAGTACTTTTTATAATAAGTTCACTTGTACTAATGATTCTTGCAGCTTGTGGAAGTGAGGGTGCCAGTAGCTCTGGATCCAGCTCTGAATCAAAAGAAAAGAAAATAGACAAGATTGTATTAGCAGATGCAGGTTGGGACAGCATCCGATTTCATAATAGTGTAGCTCAAACGATTATTGAAAATGGATATGGATATGAGACTGACGTAACAAATGGTTCAACAGCTGCAACCATTCAAGGATTACGTCAAGGTGACATTAACGCATATATGGAGGTTTGGACAGATAACATTAAAGAATTATACACAGAATCAATTGAATCAGGTGATATAGAAAAAGTTGCCGTTAACTTTGATGATAATAAACAAGGTCTATGGGTTCCAACTTACGTAATCGAAGGAGATGAAGAGCGTGGTATTAAAGCTGCCGCTCCAGACTTAAAGACAGTAAAGGACCTAGAACAATATAAAGATGTATTTGAAGATCCTGAAAAACCAGGTAAAGGACGAATTATTGGAGCACCATCTGGTTGGGCACTTAGTGAATACTTAGCAACTAAAGTAGAAACATATGGTCTACAAGAAGAATATAACTATTTCCGCCCAGGTTCTGATGCCGCTATTGTAACGTCATTAGCATCAGCGTATGAAGCTGGTGAACCTTGGGTTGGATATTACTGGTCTCCAACATGGGTAACCGCAAAATATGACATGACATTATTAAAAGAGCCAGAGTTTAATGAAGAGCAATGGGAAAAGAATCGAGGTACTGAATTCCCTCCTAATGACGTTGTGGTAGCAGTGAACAGTAACTTACCAGACCAAGCGCCAAAAGTAGTTGATTTTCTATCAAACTATGAAACAAGTAGTGAATTAACAGGTGAAGCGTTAAAATACATGAAAGATGAAGAAGCGTCTGCAGATGAAGCAGCTATCTGGTGGATGAAGAAACATGAAGACTTATGGACAGAGTGGTTATCAAAAGAAGTTGCTACAAAAGTAAAAGATGCAATTAAGTAA
- a CDS encoding class II aldolase/adducin family protein: MMYDGTFHSVEEERQFVKQRLAASFRLFSKFGFNDGSAGHITVRDPENKHHFWVNPFMVHFGQVKASELLLIDEDGNVLKGEYGNGINGAAIAIHSAIHKARPDVNAAAHAHSPYGMAWSTLGRTLDPITQDACTFYNDHSIFNDYTGVVYDDSEGDRIARALDSNKAVILQNHGLLTTGQSVDEAAWWFIAMERACQVQMTVESTGSKPILIDAEHAIHTQKQMGLPEIGREEFKPLYDMITKEHPDLVK; encoded by the coding sequence ATGATGTATGATGGAACGTTTCATTCTGTGGAAGAAGAAAGGCAATTTGTGAAGCAAAGATTAGCTGCGTCTTTTCGTCTATTTTCAAAATTTGGATTTAATGATGGGTCAGCTGGACACATTACAGTACGCGACCCAGAGAACAAGCATCACTTTTGGGTAAATCCGTTTATGGTCCATTTTGGCCAAGTGAAAGCTTCCGAATTATTATTGATTGATGAAGATGGCAACGTTCTTAAAGGTGAATACGGGAACGGTATCAATGGTGCCGCGATAGCAATTCACTCGGCAATACACAAAGCAAGACCAGATGTAAATGCTGCAGCTCATGCGCATTCTCCATATGGGATGGCATGGTCTACTCTCGGGAGGACACTTGATCCAATAACGCAAGATGCTTGTACGTTTTATAATGACCACTCCATCTTTAATGATTATACTGGCGTAGTGTATGACGATTCTGAGGGGGATCGTATAGCAAGGGCTCTTGATAGCAATAAAGCGGTTATTTTGCAAAATCATGGATTGCTTACAACTGGTCAATCAGTAGATGAAGCTGCTTGGTGGTTTATTGCAATGGAGCGAGCGTGCCAAGTACAAATGACGGTTGAATCAACTGGATCGAAACCTATTCTTATAGACGCTGAGCATGCAATACATACTCAAAAGCAAATGGGATTACCTGAAATAGGAAGAGAAGAATTCAAGCCTTTATACGATATGATTACGAAAGAACATCCTGATTTAGTGAAGTAA
- a CDS encoding D-2-hydroxyacid dehydrogenase produces the protein MLLISIQDLTPDQLATISTYLPQGMSVYHVASPDEIATILYQDVQIWITYGEDVTEKWLEHMPNLLWIQIFQAGVEQLPLGAIKDRSIQLTNMKGIHGIPMTEYVLSMLFYSVGNLSFFEQLQKKRYWDETAQFEEIHRKSVTIFGAGTIGVDIARALKALGLHVAGVNTSGVKKEPFDEMYQLHERYKPLAESDVVILLMPITDDTKYCIGYEELSIMKESSCLINIGRGPLIDDNALIDALEHKKIGHAILDVFDKEPLPFEHPYWYLPNVMVTPHVAAKSPLYLDRCIEQFEGNMKAFIKKTEMNYIVNVQQGY, from the coding sequence ATGTTACTTATATCCATCCAAGATCTTACACCAGATCAACTAGCAACCATTTCTACATATTTGCCTCAAGGTATGTCGGTGTATCATGTCGCATCCCCTGATGAAATAGCAACCATCCTTTATCAGGATGTTCAGATTTGGATTACATATGGAGAGGATGTTACCGAAAAATGGCTTGAGCACATGCCGAATCTTTTGTGGATTCAAATTTTCCAAGCAGGAGTAGAACAGTTACCTCTTGGAGCAATTAAGGATCGCTCTATTCAATTGACGAACATGAAAGGCATCCATGGTATTCCCATGACGGAATATGTGTTAAGTATGTTGTTTTATTCAGTAGGTAACCTATCCTTTTTTGAACAGCTACAGAAAAAGCGTTATTGGGATGAAACAGCTCAATTTGAAGAGATTCATCGAAAGTCGGTGACGATTTTTGGAGCGGGAACGATAGGAGTGGATATCGCAAGAGCTTTGAAAGCGTTAGGACTACATGTAGCTGGAGTGAATACAAGCGGAGTGAAGAAAGAGCCTTTTGATGAGATGTATCAATTACATGAGCGATATAAACCGTTGGCCGAAAGTGACGTCGTTATTTTATTAATGCCGATTACAGATGACACAAAATATTGTATTGGCTATGAAGAATTAAGCATTATGAAGGAATCCTCGTGCTTAATCAATATTGGAAGAGGTCCTTTAATAGACGATAACGCTCTAATTGATGCCTTGGAACATAAAAAAATTGGACATGCAATTTTAGATGTATTTGATAAAGAGCCTCTACCTTTTGAGCATCCATATTGGTATCTACCAAACGTAATGGTGACTCCTCATGTAGCAGCAAAGTCCCCGCTATATCTTGACCGCTGTATTGAGCAGTTTGAAGGTAACATGAAAGCTTTTATAAAGAAGACTGAGATGAACTATATTGTAAATGTCCAACAAGGTTATTAG
- the helD gene encoding RNA polymerase recycling motor HelD — protein MKNHPDYQEELDRLTFTKAYMDSVIAAQETDQETLKQRQQETVEALDFKDSSLKYQDMLAHSNFMKMSKEQLENLRKLRKKPYFARINYHRKEKPEEEIFYIGKVSLFDRETQQPIILDWRSPLANVYYEGRLGDVSYEAHGDTYEGNVSLKRQYTIEDGELQDFRDIDITTKDDLLQESLSQNADHRLNEIVSTIQEEQNRVIRADLRKPIIVQGAAGSGKTTIALHRVSYFLYTLKDIFHPEEMLILAPNRLFIDYMKEVLPELGVDKARSTTYIDFVKLVTNHPFHVRTQHETLMNVLENDGEEDTKLEVASLKGSASFQTILNQYVNVIKKEFFVDEDLTIGDFRVVNGKKIKRMFVDDYAYLPIYKRKEKIRQVLMSDVRRKKKVIVEKLTKKYDDELDKALYGIKDADKRKRRVSFLLDKKEEKLREVEKEAKKAVSTYMKKFPNYNLSQYFKRMYKDEAIFEKVVDSSLTKTQKDKLLHHTITNLKRKTIDAEDLASLLYLQAILYGIESDFKAKKVVMDEAQDYSVMEFVSLRRSLNTELFTIVGDLAQGIYHYRGLPSWDILQKKLFTSPNYLTLQKTYRTTIDIMSVANELLDHMTEPLPKAEPVVRHGEKPVFFSTKQKGWEMQLVERYQSLHSKGMNTFAFIGKSKQECQLIYDHLQPFFPNNIQLLGEEDEMESDQIIILPIYLSKGLEFDCVSLVSIDEVYHYNELDMKLLYVAMTRPLHCLSFYGEHSSDFLLDYIEDTKYMK, from the coding sequence ATGAAAAACCATCCAGATTATCAAGAAGAGTTGGATCGATTAACATTCACAAAAGCGTATATGGACTCTGTAATTGCCGCACAAGAAACAGATCAAGAAACGTTGAAACAACGACAACAAGAAACAGTGGAAGCGTTAGATTTCAAGGACAGTAGTTTGAAGTATCAGGATATGCTCGCCCATTCCAACTTTATGAAGATGTCCAAAGAACAACTAGAAAACCTCAGGAAACTTCGAAAGAAACCGTACTTTGCCCGCATTAATTACCATCGAAAAGAAAAACCAGAAGAAGAAATATTCTACATAGGAAAAGTATCGTTATTTGACCGAGAAACCCAGCAACCTATCATTTTAGATTGGCGATCTCCTCTTGCAAATGTGTACTATGAAGGAAGATTAGGGGATGTGAGTTATGAAGCTCATGGAGATACGTATGAAGGAAATGTCTCTTTAAAGCGTCAGTATACTATAGAAGATGGGGAACTTCAGGATTTTCGAGATATTGATATCACCACAAAAGATGATTTATTACAAGAATCCCTTTCCCAAAATGCGGATCACCGCTTAAATGAGATTGTCTCAACGATTCAAGAAGAACAGAACCGAGTTATTCGAGCAGATTTAAGGAAGCCAATTATTGTCCAAGGAGCTGCGGGAAGTGGGAAAACTACCATAGCGTTGCATCGGGTTTCTTACTTTCTGTACACGCTAAAGGATATTTTCCATCCTGAGGAAATGCTTATTCTTGCTCCCAATCGTCTATTTATAGATTATATGAAGGAAGTTCTTCCAGAATTGGGTGTAGATAAAGCTAGATCAACGACATATATCGATTTTGTGAAATTAGTAACTAACCACCCATTCCATGTGAGAACTCAGCATGAAACGTTAATGAATGTACTAGAGAATGATGGCGAAGAAGATACAAAGTTAGAAGTTGCCTCGTTAAAGGGATCTGCTTCTTTTCAAACCATTCTTAATCAGTATGTCAATGTAATAAAGAAAGAGTTTTTTGTCGATGAGGACCTGACAATAGGTGATTTTCGAGTTGTTAATGGAAAGAAGATTAAGAGAATGTTCGTCGACGATTATGCTTACCTTCCTATCTATAAACGTAAGGAAAAAATAAGACAGGTGTTAATGAGTGATGTTCGACGTAAGAAAAAAGTGATCGTAGAGAAACTCACAAAAAAGTATGATGATGAGTTAGACAAAGCTTTGTATGGAATAAAGGATGCTGACAAGCGGAAAAGAAGAGTTAGCTTTTTATTGGACAAAAAGGAAGAAAAACTTCGAGAAGTTGAAAAGGAAGCGAAAAAAGCAGTTTCAACCTATATGAAAAAGTTCCCAAATTATAATCTTTCCCAATATTTTAAGCGGATGTACAAAGATGAAGCTATCTTTGAAAAGGTGGTTGATTCAAGCTTAACTAAAACTCAAAAAGATAAACTTCTGCACCATACTATTACCAATCTTAAACGTAAAACAATTGATGCTGAGGATTTAGCATCTCTTTTGTACTTACAGGCAATCTTATATGGAATAGAATCTGATTTTAAAGCAAAAAAGGTAGTCATGGACGAAGCGCAAGATTATTCCGTAATGGAATTTGTTAGTTTACGTCGATCCCTAAATACAGAGTTATTTACGATAGTAGGAGATCTAGCTCAAGGTATCTATCACTATAGAGGTCTACCATCTTGGGATATACTACAAAAAAAGCTCTTCACATCACCCAACTACTTAACGCTACAGAAAACATATCGAACGACAATTGACATTATGAGTGTAGCAAATGAGTTACTTGATCATATGACTGAACCCCTCCCGAAAGCAGAACCAGTAGTAAGGCATGGCGAAAAGCCAGTATTCTTTTCCACTAAACAAAAAGGGTGGGAAATGCAGTTAGTCGAGAGGTATCAATCACTTCATAGTAAAGGGATGAACACTTTTGCTTTTATAGGAAAATCCAAACAAGAATGCCAGCTTATCTATGATCATTTACAGCCTTTTTTTCCTAATAACATTCAATTATTAGGGGAAGAGGATGAGATGGAATCAGATCAGATTATAATTTTACCTATTTATTTGTCGAAAGGATTGGAGTTTGACTGTGTTTCTTTAGTGAGTATTGATGAGGTCTATCATTACAATGAGCTTGATATGAAATTGCTCTATGTAGCTATGACTCGTCCTTTGCATTGTCTTTCCTTCTATGGGGAACACTCAAGTGATTTTCTATTAGATTACATTGAAGACACGAAATATATGAAATAG